The DNA sequence GCAACCCGATCTGGTGATCGCCAGTGGCGACATGGTGGCAGGACAAGATCGCAACCTCACTCGCGCCCGGATTCAAGAGATGTGGGCAGGGTTTGACCGGGCGATCGCTGCCCCCCTGCGTCAAGCCAATCTGCCGCTGGGGTTTACGTTGGGCAACCACGATGCCTCTCGTGCAGTTGGGGTGAATGGTTTGATCTATCGGCAAGAACGGGAGTTAGCTGCCGCCTACTGGAATAACCCGGCACACACCCCCGATGTGGAATTTGTCGATCGCTACAAGTTTCCCTTCTATTACACGTTTCAACGGGCAGGGGTGTTCTTTTTGATCTGGGATGCCACCAGCGGCTTGCCCATGCCTGCCGAAGACCTTGCCTGGGTTGAGCGCAGTTTAGCCAGTCCCACCGCCCAGGCTGCCCAACTGCGGATTGTGGTAGGACACCTGCCGCTCTATGCCATAGCCCAGGAGCGAGACAAGGTCGGTGAAGTATTGGATAACGCTGATGAATTGCGATCGCTTCTGGAGCGGCACAACGTCCACACTTACATCAGTGGGCATCACCATGCCTTTTATCCCGGACATCGGGGCAGATTAGAACTGCTCCATGCTGGAGCAATGGGGGATGGTCCTCGATTATTGCTGACAGGCAATCTGCCCCGCATCAAAACGCTGACTGTAGTAGACATTACGCTAGAAACGGCTACAACCGTTTACACCACTTACGACGTGGAAACCATGCGTGTGTTGGATCAAAACCAACTGCCTCGCCTGGTCGTGGGGCACAACGGAGTCGTGTTGCGGCGTGACCTTGAGTGGAATGAGTTGACCCCCCAGGAGCAAGCTTCCTGCATTCAACGACACTCCGC is a window from the Oscillatoria sp. FACHB-1407 genome containing:
- a CDS encoding metallophosphoesterase family protein; protein product: MVELIPRCTNPMSLKRRHFLRLAGATTGFGLAACVQRLATSETTPTPVAAASTPVVSPSIATPSPVNDQLRAQGIPNPPRGDVRLVVISDINGPYGSTTYGAQVSRAIALIPSWQPDLVIASGDMVAGQDRNLTRARIQEMWAGFDRAIAAPLRQANLPLGFTLGNHDASRAVGVNGLIYRQERELAAAYWNNPAHTPDVEFVDRYKFPFYYTFQRAGVFFLIWDATSGLPMPAEDLAWVERSLASPTAQAAQLRIVVGHLPLYAIAQERDKVGEVLDNADELRSLLERHNVHTYISGHHHAFYPGHRGRLELLHAGAMGDGPRLLLTGNLPRIKTLTVVDITLETATTVYTTYDVETMRVLDQNQLPRLVVGHNGVVLRRDLEWNELTPQEQASCIQRHSAAICQA